A section of the Hirschia baltica ATCC 49814 genome encodes:
- a CDS encoding cell wall hydrolase, translated as MKSTRYILDSSLAFLAGALNRLVMMSAEEKRQMQQRAVGVACAAAAAAYGAPQITAHVSVQKTEEVFLGQANELAQLINTSADGQIDIEGIDISKPWRQQVAYASDSEIVPGSLTKASFDVEKIDPVVDVIANFSPRKQIEEVREQRLEHLCLAEAIYYEARSEELGGQLAVAEVVENRVASDRYPDTVCDVVYQGHTRVTGCQFSFTCDGSLRRKPRGEAWDRSIEVAAFVMMGLSDKTMTGNATHYHTDYVTPYWRSSLIHTETIGTHIFYRIPEAEEWRTVRTQQAKANGLRGIQKVSNVVTSDDLNKAAEKAL; from the coding sequence ATGAAATCGACTCGTTATATACTCGATAGTTCGTTGGCGTTCCTTGCGGGCGCGTTGAACCGGTTAGTGATGATGTCGGCTGAAGAAAAACGGCAAATGCAACAACGTGCAGTAGGGGTCGCTTGTGCGGCCGCGGCTGCTGCATATGGTGCGCCTCAAATTACTGCTCACGTTAGTGTTCAAAAGACAGAAGAAGTTTTTCTGGGACAAGCGAATGAGCTGGCACAGCTTATCAATACATCTGCAGACGGTCAGATTGATATTGAAGGCATAGACATCTCCAAGCCTTGGCGTCAGCAAGTTGCATATGCATCTGACAGTGAGATTGTTCCGGGTTCTTTGACGAAGGCGTCTTTTGACGTTGAAAAAATTGATCCTGTTGTCGATGTGATTGCGAATTTCTCTCCGCGTAAGCAGATTGAGGAAGTTAGAGAGCAGCGCCTTGAACACTTATGTTTGGCTGAAGCGATTTATTATGAAGCACGTAGTGAAGAATTAGGCGGACAATTAGCTGTTGCCGAAGTCGTAGAGAACCGCGTCGCTTCAGATCGATACCCTGACACAGTTTGTGATGTGGTTTATCAGGGACATACACGTGTGACTGGTTGTCAGTTCTCTTTCACTTGTGATGGTTCATTGCGTCGTAAACCTCGCGGTGAAGCATGGGATCGTTCGATCGAGGTTGCAGCATTTGTTATGATGGGTCTTAGCGACAAGACTATGACGGGCAATGCCACACATTATCACACAGATTATGTGACACCTTATTGGCGTTCTAGCCTTATACACACAGAAACAATTGGTACTCACATCTTCTATCGCATTCCAGAGGCTGAAGAGTGGAGAACAGTCCGCACACAACAAGCCAAAGCGAATGGCCTGCGTGGTATCCAAAAAGTGTCAAACGTTGTGACGTCTGATGATTTGAACAAAGCTGCTGAAAAAGCGCTGTAA
- a CDS encoding alpha/beta fold hydrolase encodes MEPSKQNTRVFKFGEFVLDRDLGTITFEGDDLKLRPKAYEFLSLLVEGRGRLFSKEELLETLWPHVFATEESLARVVSTCRCALGDEEKTIIVTIPKRGYRIGLPVFTDKDDVAERQLSEVKYAQSGDISIAYQTSGLGPSDLIYIPAWVTHLEYGWEPSRLSAFYDQLSAFSRLILFDKRGTGLSDRSFGLPNLDERIDDVRAVIAATGSEKISILATCEGSALGIAFAAMFPEKVDCLILDGAFAKREWSKDYPWAPNKVERQTFYDEIKTNWGGPIGVESIAPSLASDQDFCRWWATYQRRSASPAAAMSLAETNTIIDVREYLPLIRVPTLVMHRVDDTEVYVEEGRYIASQISNSRLIEMPGGDHAIFAEQRDLIVEEIHKFMITLGLAGNLS; translated from the coding sequence TTGGAGCCATCAAAGCAAAATACGCGTGTTTTCAAGTTTGGAGAATTCGTTCTAGATCGCGATCTGGGGACCATTACATTTGAAGGTGATGATCTAAAATTGCGCCCTAAAGCGTATGAATTTTTATCACTATTAGTCGAGGGACGTGGAAGACTATTTTCAAAAGAAGAGCTTTTGGAAACTCTGTGGCCACATGTTTTTGCAACCGAAGAATCCCTTGCCAGAGTCGTGTCTACCTGCCGATGTGCTCTGGGTGATGAAGAGAAAACAATTATTGTGACAATCCCAAAGCGAGGGTATCGGATAGGATTGCCGGTATTTACAGATAAAGATGATGTGGCTGAGCGACAACTCTCTGAGGTTAAATATGCGCAGAGCGGTGATATTTCGATTGCTTATCAAACGTCGGGATTGGGTCCTTCTGATTTAATATACATTCCAGCATGGGTCACTCATCTTGAATATGGCTGGGAACCGAGTCGACTGAGTGCCTTCTACGATCAACTTTCGGCTTTTTCGAGATTAATCCTGTTTGATAAACGTGGCACAGGATTGTCAGACAGAAGTTTTGGTCTGCCAAATCTCGACGAACGTATTGATGATGTACGTGCTGTCATTGCAGCGACGGGGTCTGAAAAAATAAGCATTCTTGCGACTTGTGAAGGTTCAGCGCTTGGGATTGCGTTTGCAGCGATGTTTCCAGAGAAGGTTGATTGTTTGATATTGGATGGAGCATTTGCCAAACGCGAATGGTCGAAAGATTATCCTTGGGCACCCAATAAGGTAGAACGTCAAACCTTTTATGATGAAATAAAAACCAATTGGGGCGGTCCTATTGGTGTTGAAAGTATTGCGCCGAGTCTCGCCAGCGATCAGGACTTTTGTCGATGGTGGGCTACATATCAGAGACGCAGTGCCAGCCCCGCAGCTGCAATGTCCCTTGCGGAAACCAACACAATTATTGATGTTAGAGAATATTTACCGCTCATTCGAGTTCCGACACTGGTTATGCATCGAGTTGATGATACGGAAGTCTATGTGGAGGAAGGACGTTACATCGCTTCGCAAATCTCAAATTCACGTTTGATAGAGATGCCTGGCGGTGATCATGCAATCTTTGCCGAACAGAGAGATTTGATTGTGGAGGAGATCCATAAATTTATGATTACTCTTGGGCTTGCTGGCAATTTAAGTTGA
- a CDS encoding GIY-YIG nuclease family protein, which yields MRYAVYIVSSQDHGTLYTGVTNNLARRIWGHKQGVGAKFTTKYSVSRLVWYENHDCIHTAIKREKNIKAWQRQWKINMIERDNPYWLDMYASLGQL from the coding sequence ATGAGGTATGCTGTTTATATTGTGAGCTCTCAAGATCATGGCACGCTCTATACGGGCGTGACGAACAATCTTGCGCGGCGTATTTGGGGACATAAGCAGGGTGTCGGTGCGAAGTTTACGACAAAATACAGTGTGAGTCGGTTAGTTTGGTATGAAAACCATGACTGCATTCACACCGCGATAAAGCGCGAGAAAAACATCAAAGCGTGGCAGCGCCAGTGGAAAATCAATATGATTGAACGCGATAATCCATATTGGTTGGATATGTACGCTTCTCTTGGGCAGTTATAG
- the mddA gene encoding methanethiol S-methyltransferase — MRALVLIYGTICYTAFLLVFLYLIAFVGDYGDGNTLNKGPNSPIGIAFTINVILLFLFSIQHSAMARPTFKRWLAKLVPASIERSTYVLLTNLVLVLLYFQWRPIDGLVWQITNPAIIIILQSLFWIGWATVLCSTFMINHFELFGLRQIWQNWTRTTAAPPTFRTPFFYNLVRHPIYTGFLIAFWATPTMTAGHLLFASGMTLYIFIGIQFEERDLLRIFGEQYQKYRKQVAMVIPGLKL; from the coding sequence ATGAGAGCACTAGTGCTTATCTATGGAACAATTTGTTACACGGCCTTTTTATTGGTTTTTTTGTATCTGATTGCGTTTGTCGGCGATTATGGTGATGGCAATACACTCAATAAAGGGCCTAATTCGCCGATTGGAATCGCATTTACAATAAATGTAATTCTACTTTTTCTATTTTCGATTCAGCATAGCGCGATGGCTCGCCCCACTTTCAAACGTTGGCTTGCCAAATTAGTTCCCGCGTCGATTGAACGCTCAACATATGTGCTTCTTACTAATCTTGTTCTTGTGTTATTATATTTTCAGTGGCGGCCAATTGACGGTTTGGTCTGGCAAATCACAAATCCTGCAATCATCATAATCCTTCAATCACTTTTTTGGATAGGCTGGGCCACCGTATTATGCTCGACCTTCATGATAAATCACTTTGAATTATTTGGGCTTCGTCAAATTTGGCAAAATTGGACAAGGACGACAGCTGCTCCTCCCACTTTTCGTACACCTTTTTTCTACAATCTAGTACGTCACCCAATCTATACAGGTTTCCTTATTGCTTTTTGGGCAACGCCAACTATGACGGCTGGTCATCTGCTCTTTGCATCGGGAATGACATTATATATTTTTATAGGTATTCAGTTTGAAGAACGAGACTTACTCCGCATATTTGGAGAACAGTATCAGAAATACCGCAAACAAGTCGCGATGGTCATACCGGGCCTAAAGCTGTAA
- the ppdK gene encoding pyruvate, phosphate dikinase, translating to MANTKWVYDFGGGASDGDASMKNLLGGKGANLAEMASLGLPVPPGFTITTAVCTAFYDLGRKYPEELDAQFEASLKTLEAKTDKEFGSATNPLLVSVRSGARASMPGMMDTVLNLGLNDTTVEGLASLSGDKRFAYDSYRRFIQMYSNVVLNITHDVFEDILEDYKDLQGYELDTDMQAEDWQDVIGKYKSAVLSNNGGKPFPEDPKDQLWGAIGAVFGSWMNDRAIFYRKHNDIPASWGTAVNVQSMVFGNMGDTSATGVAFTRDPGTGQNLFYGEYLINAQGEDVVAGIRTPAPISKARAAEMGSDDEPLEVTMPDVYQQLTDVASKLENHYRDMQDIEFTVEQGKLYMLQTRNGKRTAQAALAMAVEMCKEGLITEDEAVLRLAPAQLDQLLHPMIDQDAKAAATAEGRVFVKGLPASPGAAIGKIVFDSDEAADAAAKGEDVILIRIETSPEDIHGMHASKAIVTARGGMTSHAAVVARGMGRPCVCGAGSLRINKELGEVSVAGDTLKRGDIVTVDGATGEVFKGRVAMIEPDLSGDFAHIMEWADNARTLSVRTNAETPADVEVAKNFGAEGIGLCRTEHMFFDADRIPVVRAMILASNEKGRKEALEKLLPMQRSDFEAIFRIMGDKPCNIRLLDPPLHEFMPHSDEEMAEVAKGSGVSIEMLTHRASELHESNPMLGHRGCRLGVTYPEIYEMQARAIFEAAVNVAKETGIAPVPEVMIPLVATKAEVALMKARIVKMAEAVLPKSAIKIDYLVGTMIELPRAALRAADIAEEAEFFSFGTNDLTQTTLGISRDDAARFLGDYEKQGIYEKDPFVTLDIEGVGELVKLGAERGRSVKPDLKIGICGEHGGDPASIAFCHGLGMTYVSCSPYRVPVARLAAAHAALTA from the coding sequence ATGGCCAACACAAAATGGGTCTATGATTTCGGCGGCGGCGCGTCAGATGGCGATGCGTCTATGAAAAACCTACTTGGTGGAAAGGGAGCAAACCTTGCTGAAATGGCAAGTCTAGGGCTACCAGTTCCTCCAGGATTTACGATCACGACAGCCGTTTGTACTGCATTTTATGATTTGGGCCGCAAATATCCAGAAGAGCTAGATGCACAGTTTGAAGCAAGCCTGAAAACGCTTGAAGCGAAAACTGACAAAGAGTTTGGATCTGCGACAAACCCATTATTAGTGTCTGTGCGTTCTGGTGCGCGCGCCTCCATGCCGGGTATGATGGATACTGTCCTCAATCTTGGTCTCAATGATACAACAGTTGAAGGTCTTGCAAGCTTATCTGGTGATAAGCGCTTTGCTTATGACAGCTATCGTCGTTTCATTCAGATGTATTCCAATGTTGTGTTGAACATCACTCATGATGTGTTTGAAGACATTCTTGAAGACTATAAAGACCTTCAAGGTTATGAGCTGGACACAGACATGCAGGCTGAAGACTGGCAGGATGTGATTGGCAAATATAAGTCTGCTGTTTTAAGCAATAATGGCGGCAAACCTTTCCCTGAAGATCCTAAAGATCAGCTATGGGGCGCAATTGGTGCTGTGTTTGGATCATGGATGAATGATCGCGCGATCTTCTACCGCAAGCACAATGATATTCCAGCTTCTTGGGGAACTGCTGTTAATGTGCAGTCCATGGTGTTTGGAAATATGGGTGATACTTCTGCGACGGGTGTGGCGTTTACACGTGACCCGGGCACAGGACAAAACTTATTCTATGGTGAATACCTTATCAATGCACAAGGTGAAGATGTTGTGGCGGGTATTCGTACACCGGCTCCGATTTCAAAAGCACGTGCCGCTGAAATGGGTTCTGATGATGAACCATTAGAAGTGACAATGCCCGATGTTTATCAGCAATTGACTGATGTCGCATCTAAGCTTGAAAACCATTATCGCGACATGCAGGACATTGAGTTTACTGTTGAGCAGGGCAAGCTTTACATGCTGCAAACTCGCAATGGGAAACGCACAGCACAAGCTGCTTTGGCGATGGCTGTTGAAATGTGTAAAGAAGGTCTGATCACTGAGGATGAAGCAGTGCTTCGTCTCGCTCCGGCTCAGCTTGACCAATTATTGCACCCAATGATTGACCAAGACGCCAAAGCGGCAGCAACGGCTGAAGGGCGCGTGTTTGTGAAAGGTCTGCCTGCATCTCCGGGGGCGGCTATTGGTAAAATCGTGTTTGATTCCGATGAAGCGGCGGATGCGGCTGCTAAGGGTGAAGACGTGATTCTTATCCGTATCGAAACAAGCCCAGAAGATATTCACGGTATGCACGCGTCTAAAGCGATTGTGACCGCACGCGGCGGGATGACATCTCACGCGGCTGTTGTGGCGCGCGGCATGGGGCGTCCATGTGTGTGTGGTGCTGGTTCATTGCGCATCAATAAAGAGCTTGGCGAAGTGTCTGTTGCAGGTGACACGCTTAAACGCGGTGACATCGTAACGGTGGATGGTGCGACAGGTGAAGTGTTTAAAGGCCGCGTTGCGATGATTGAACCAGATCTTTCTGGTGATTTTGCGCACATTATGGAATGGGCAGATAATGCGCGGACATTATCTGTGCGCACAAACGCTGAAACGCCAGCTGATGTTGAAGTGGCTAAAAACTTTGGCGCGGAAGGTATTGGTCTTTGTCGCACCGAGCACATGTTCTTTGATGCTGACCGTATCCCAGTTGTACGCGCCATGATTTTGGCAAGCAATGAGAAGGGCCGTAAAGAAGCACTTGAAAAATTGCTTCCAATGCAGCGCTCCGACTTTGAGGCTATTTTCCGCATTATGGGCGATAAGCCTTGCAATATTCGTTTGCTTGACCCGCCATTGCACGAATTCATGCCGCACTCTGATGAAGAAATGGCAGAAGTGGCAAAAGGCTCGGGTGTATCTATTGAGATGCTGACACATCGCGCGTCTGAATTGCACGAGAGCAACCCAATGCTTGGCCACCGTGGATGTCGTTTGGGTGTAACTTACCCGGAAATCTATGAGATGCAGGCACGCGCTATATTTGAAGCTGCTGTGAATGTTGCAAAAGAAACAGGTATTGCGCCTGTGCCTGAAGTGATGATTCCACTTGTGGCAACAAAAGCAGAAGTGGCGCTGATGAAAGCGCGCATTGTGAAAATGGCTGAGGCGGTCTTGCCTAAATCAGCCATCAAGATTGATTATCTTGTCGGTACAATGATTGAGCTTCCACGTGCTGCATTGCGTGCTGCAGATATTGCAGAAGAGGCTGAGTTCTTCTCGTTTGGAACGAATGATTTGACGCAAACAACATTGGGTATTTCCCGTGATGATGCTGCGCGTTTCCTTGGTGACTATGAGAAGCAAGGCATTTATGAAAAAGACCCATTCGTAACACTTGATATTGAAGGTGTTGGGGAATTGGTGAAACTTGGTGCTGAGCGTGGTCGTTCCGTGAAGCCTGATTTGAAAATCGGGATTTGTGGTGAGCATGGCGGTGACCCAGCTTCTATCGCGTTTTGTCACGGCCTTGGCATGACTTATGTGTCTTGTTCGCCTTACCGTGTTCCTGTGGCACGTTTAGCGGCGGCACATGCGGCTTTGACTGCGTAA
- a CDS encoding glycine--tRNA ligase subunit alpha: MSASQKPKSFQDLILTLQTYWASRGCAVLQPYDMEVGAGTLHPATTLRALGPKPWNVAYVQPSRRPTDGRYGENPNRLQHYYQFQVILKPNPPEIQDWYLESLRAIGLDPTVHDIRFVEDDWENPTVGAWGLGWEVWCDGMEVSQFTYFQQVGGLDVFPVSGELTYGLERLAMYVFGVDNVYDLPYNDPDSPHPLSYGDVFLENEKQQSAYNFEHANTDDLLESFKACERMSQHLLGLEKPLPLPAYEQALKASHMFNLLDARGVVSPTERQSFIARVRDMAKGAAQAWAKQEEAEAVAAE; encoded by the coding sequence ATGTCAGCTAGCCAAAAACCTAAATCATTTCAGGATTTGATCCTGACCCTTCAAACATATTGGGCCTCTCGCGGATGCGCGGTATTGCAGCCTTATGATATGGAAGTGGGGGCGGGTACATTACACCCCGCAACGACTTTGCGGGCGCTGGGGCCTAAGCCTTGGAATGTGGCGTATGTGCAGCCTTCGCGCCGTCCGACAGATGGGCGCTATGGGGAAAACCCAAACCGCTTGCAGCACTATTATCAGTTTCAGGTGATCTTAAAACCAAACCCGCCAGAAATTCAGGATTGGTATTTGGAAAGCTTGCGCGCAATCGGCCTTGATCCGACAGTGCATGATATTCGCTTTGTGGAAGACGACTGGGAAAACCCAACTGTGGGCGCATGGGGGCTTGGCTGGGAAGTGTGGTGTGACGGGATGGAAGTGTCTCAGTTTACATATTTCCAGCAAGTGGGTGGCTTGGATGTGTTCCCTGTGTCGGGTGAGCTAACCTATGGGCTTGAGCGCTTGGCCATGTATGTGTTTGGCGTCGATAATGTGTATGATTTGCCATATAATGACCCAGACAGCCCGCACCCATTATCTTATGGGGATGTGTTTCTGGAAAACGAAAAACAGCAATCAGCCTATAATTTCGAGCACGCCAACACAGATGATTTGCTTGAAAGCTTTAAAGCGTGTGAGCGCATGAGCCAGCATTTGCTTGGTCTTGAAAAGCCTTTGCCGCTGCCCGCTTATGAGCAAGCTTTGAAAGCATCGCACATGTTTAACTTGCTGGATGCGCGCGGGGTGGTGTCACCCACCGAACGTCAAAGCTTTATCGCCCGCGTGCGCGATATGGCCAAAGGCGCTGCTCAAGCATGGGCCAAGCAAGAAGAAGCAGAAGCGGTCGCAGCAGAGTAG
- a CDS encoding 2OG-Fe(II) oxygenase encodes MINLDAIKGLFGLSEEQTKKINVFAPGAIEKLTGLAADYQSAQPFPHLVIDNLFENDVLSNVIEEWPATSESSVEPHDDGTYSVQKYASTWKTEYGPNTREILRQLNEAHFLQTLTAVTGIQGLMPDPYMLGGGLHFTSSGGKLAIHADFNKHHFFKLDRRLNLLVYLNDGWKEENQGWLELWDREMTSCQRRILPVMNRTVLFSTTDFSFHGQPEKIVGPPDLMRRSIAVYYFSNGRPQEEISGEEHSTLWRERPGQGF; translated from the coding sequence ATGATCAACCTTGATGCAATCAAAGGTTTGTTCGGCTTGAGTGAAGAGCAAACAAAAAAGATCAATGTTTTTGCACCGGGTGCGATTGAAAAATTGACGGGACTAGCTGCCGATTATCAAAGCGCTCAACCTTTCCCGCATCTCGTAATCGACAATTTGTTTGAAAACGACGTGTTGAGCAACGTAATTGAAGAATGGCCGGCGACATCTGAAAGTTCGGTAGAGCCTCATGATGATGGAACTTATTCTGTCCAGAAATACGCATCAACATGGAAAACTGAGTACGGCCCGAATACAAGAGAAATTCTACGGCAATTAAACGAAGCGCACTTTCTTCAAACACTGACAGCAGTGACTGGCATTCAAGGACTAATGCCAGATCCTTATATGCTAGGCGGAGGACTACATTTCACCAGTTCTGGCGGGAAGTTGGCAATCCATGCTGATTTTAACAAGCATCATTTCTTTAAATTGGATCGTCGATTAAATTTGCTGGTCTATTTGAATGATGGGTGGAAAGAGGAAAATCAGGGTTGGTTGGAATTGTGGGATCGTGAAATGACTTCGTGTCAACGGCGTATATTGCCCGTTATGAATCGCACGGTTCTTTTTTCGACGACAGATTTTTCCTTTCATGGGCAGCCGGAAAAAATAGTAGGTCCACCTGATCTCATGCGCCGTTCTATAGCCGTGTATTATTTTTCAAATGGCCGGCCTCAGGAAGAAATTTCGGGTGAAGAACATTCTACTTTGTGGAGAGAGCGCCCAGGGCAAGGGTTTTAA
- the glyS gene encoding glycine--tRNA ligase subunit beta, with translation MPQLLLELFCEEIPARMQAKAQADLERAVMDKLSEAGLMAEGVKAFSGPRRLCVVAEGLPVKSADVREERKGPKVGAPEKAIAGFLRGAGLDSIEQAEIQEDKKKGQFYVAVINKPGVETTQIIANMVPEIVRSFHWPKSMRWGSREMRWVRPLQRILCTFDGEVVPFEIDGIASSNVTQGHRVMGAGPFKVRRFDDYSDILKNKGRVIYDRDERKDIIATEAKTLCDAQGLELVPDIGLLEEVAGLAEFPVVIMGDMDPKFLALPPEVITLSMRVHQKYFAVRDPKTGKLAPKFIVVANLEAEDGGKTIAAGNSKVLSARLSDAVFFYENDKAKKLEERFDSLGNIVFHEKLGTVKDKAERVAALAGELAPIVGAKKEDAIAAAKLAKCDLVAEMVFEFTELEGVMGRYYAMEEGQPQHIADTIRDHYKPKGPSDDVPTEPTAVAVALADKLDTLCSGFWTINELPTGSKDPYALRRSALGVIRLVLENNIRLKLEPCFSELAEIGFALSPVSKAHWTEMWKLSQDVEADGTTFIEGTGFKDEAQTLAQNLLSFFEDRLKVYLRDKGIRHDLLDAVFSLGGDDLVLIVKRVEALGSFLETEDGKNLVSGHKRATNILQKEEKKDGSAITGEIDKKLLSDAAELALHEALNVATANAEAALKKEDFEGAMSALSLLRGPVDTFFDDVIVNAEDNKVRENRLKLLARIRDVTSQVADFSKIEG, from the coding sequence ATGCCACAATTACTCCTTGAACTTTTCTGTGAAGAAATTCCTGCTCGCATGCAAGCAAAGGCGCAAGCAGACCTTGAACGCGCTGTGATGGATAAATTATCCGAAGCGGGCTTGATGGCCGAAGGGGTAAAGGCTTTTTCTGGGCCGCGCCGTTTGTGTGTTGTAGCGGAAGGTTTGCCGGTTAAATCTGCGGATGTACGCGAAGAACGCAAGGGGCCAAAAGTTGGTGCGCCTGAAAAAGCGATTGCGGGATTTTTGCGCGGTGCGGGATTAGACTCCATCGAGCAAGCAGAAATTCAAGAAGATAAAAAGAAGGGCCAATTCTATGTCGCGGTGATTAATAAGCCGGGCGTAGAAACAACGCAGATTATTGCGAATATGGTGCCTGAGATTGTGCGCTCATTCCATTGGCCAAAATCTATGCGCTGGGGCAGCAGAGAAATGCGTTGGGTGCGTCCATTGCAGCGTATCTTGTGTACGTTTGATGGTGAAGTGGTGCCGTTTGAAATTGATGGCATTGCATCAAGCAATGTCACGCAGGGCCACCGCGTTATGGGCGCAGGTCCGTTTAAGGTGCGCCGGTTTGATGATTATTCCGATATTTTGAAGAATAAAGGCCGCGTGATTTACGACCGCGATGAGCGCAAAGACATTATCGCGACAGAAGCCAAAACATTGTGTGATGCGCAGGGCCTAGAGTTAGTGCCTGATATTGGCCTGCTGGAAGAAGTGGCGGGGCTGGCTGAATTTCCTGTGGTGATTATGGGGGATATGGACCCTAAATTCTTGGCGTTGCCGCCGGAAGTTATCACCCTGTCTATGCGCGTACACCAAAAGTATTTTGCGGTGCGTGATCCTAAGACGGGCAAGCTTGCGCCTAAATTTATCGTGGTGGCAAATCTTGAAGCTGAAGATGGCGGCAAGACGATTGCGGCGGGTAATTCTAAAGTGTTGTCTGCGCGTTTATCTGATGCTGTGTTCTTCTATGAGAATGACAAAGCGAAAAAATTAGAAGAGCGTTTTGATAGCCTTGGCAATATCGTCTTCCACGAAAAGCTTGGCACTGTAAAAGACAAAGCTGAGCGCGTGGCGGCCCTTGCAGGTGAGCTTGCGCCGATTGTGGGCGCGAAGAAAGAAGACGCGATTGCGGCGGCAAAACTCGCCAAATGTGACCTTGTCGCTGAGATGGTGTTTGAGTTCACTGAGCTTGAAGGTGTGATGGGGCGCTATTATGCGATGGAAGAGGGGCAACCTCAACACATCGCTGATACGATCCGCGACCATTATAAGCCTAAAGGCCCATCTGATGACGTGCCAACAGAGCCAACGGCTGTAGCTGTGGCGCTGGCGGATAAGCTGGATACTTTATGTTCTGGTTTTTGGACCATCAATGAATTGCCTACAGGATCAAAAGATCCTTATGCATTACGACGGTCTGCCTTGGGTGTTATTCGCTTAGTTTTGGAAAATAATATTCGATTGAAATTGGAGCCATGTTTTTCAGAATTAGCTGAAATTGGATTTGCACTGTCGCCAGTATCAAAAGCACACTGGACTGAAATGTGGAAGTTGTCACAGGACGTCGAGGCTGATGGGACAACTTTCATTGAAGGAACTGGCTTTAAAGATGAAGCGCAGACTTTGGCTCAAAACCTCCTCTCATTCTTTGAAGATCGTTTAAAAGTTTACCTTCGCGATAAGGGCATTCGCCATGATTTACTGGATGCTGTGTTCTCGTTGGGCGGCGATGATCTTGTTTTGATTGTGAAACGGGTTGAGGCGCTTGGTTCATTCTTGGAAACTGAGGACGGAAAGAATCTCGTTTCGGGACACAAGCGTGCGACAAATATCCTACAAAAAGAAGAAAAAAAGGATGGTAGCGCTATAACGGGCGAGATTGACAAAAAACTGTTGTCAGACGCTGCGGAATTGGCTTTGCATGAAGCTTTAAATGTTGCAACTGCGAATGCAGAAGCTGCATTAAAGAAGGAAGACTTCGAAGGGGCGATGTCGGCATTGAGTTTGCTACGTGGTCCAGTCGATACATTTTTTGACGATGTGATCGTCAATGCAGAAGATAATAAAGTGCGGGAAAACCGCCTAAAATTGTTAGCAAGAATCCGGGATGTAACTAGCCAAGTCGCGGATTTCTCAAAAATAGAAGGCTAG
- a CDS encoding helix-turn-helix domain-containing protein, which produces MNSKRPFYLKHWRIYRKLSQEELADRVQTTKGYVSELERQIKPYNQGLLEAFSIALCCEPADFLIRDPMASNQVWSTWDKIPDGDRELALRVLRSFVKQEDDEKKIE; this is translated from the coding sequence ATGAACAGTAAAAGACCTTTTTATTTAAAACATTGGCGGATTTACCGCAAACTCTCGCAAGAGGAACTAGCTGACCGCGTGCAGACCACCAAGGGTTACGTCAGTGAACTTGAGCGACAAATCAAGCCTTACAATCAAGGTTTGCTTGAGGCTTTCTCTATAGCATTATGTTGTGAACCTGCAGATTTTCTGATCCGCGACCCAATGGCGTCTAATCAGGTTTGGTCTACTTGGGATAAAATTCCAGATGGTGATCGAGAACTGGCGTTGAGGGTTCTCAGAAGTTTTGTCAAACAAGAAGACGATGAAAAGAAAATCGAATAG